The Lutibacter sp. A64 genome segment TATTCAAACTAATTATTAATCCGATAATTATTGACAATACAAATTTTAGATTCGTCATAAGTATTTGGTTTCTTATATTGATTGTATTAATTTGAATAAACATTAAAAAACTGTTCTGTATCTTCAACATTTTGTATTCCTAAAATCCAACAAACTTCAACAAGGTCAGAAAAGTCTAAGCCTCCATTAGAAATAACTTCGTTATTATAGCGTCCTTCTTTTCCATTATATTTGTTAGATAAATCCACCGCTAATTGCCATATTTCAATCAGATTTAAGTTTGTGATATTTTCTTTCCAGTTATAAATAGGGTCACGAAATCCTGGGCTTCCGTTTCCCGCTGCATTCCCATCGGGGATCTTCTGATAATCTGTATTGTTTTTTACAAATTGAAGAAGCTCTGGAGAAGTTTCTTTTTCATTCCAATAGCTATGTTGAACCACATGAATATGTTTTGAAACATTTAATTCCGGCAACTCTAATTGAATGGCTTTAATTAGTTGCGCAGAAAAGTCGGATTGACCAGCTTCTGCAATCCAAACATCACTTTCATTTAATATTGTTTCTAACACAATAACTTTTACCTGTTGAATTGCTTCATTTACGCTCTCGTTTGCATCTGTCCAATTATTTCCAAAAGCGAGTTGAAATAACTCATTTGGTGGTACATATAAACCTCCTTGAGTACCATATGTCCCTGCAACTGCATAATATTGTATTTTAGAAAATTCAGAATTAGACAGTAATGTTGCTAAGGCAGCCACAGTATATAAATCATCTACATCCGTTTTACAATCAAACTGCACTAATAATAAATCTTTTTCTATATTGAAATCTTGCTTTTTAGAACACCTTGAATCGGTTGCATTACTTTCAAAAGCAATTAAGACAGTTACTATTATGATTGCCAACGTTTTGAATTTCATTTTTTAAATTTATAAATCATGTTTATATTCTTCTTACTCTTTAGTATATACAGCAACCTATAATAAGTTAGATTATTTTTTTCATTTTAAAACACATTAATTGCTATATTAATTTTAATCTACTTTAAAATTCAATCCTTTTGTATATCCTTTATTAATAAAACAATTTTTATATAAACTATTTTCTAAATATTGATTTAAGGCTTTTTGAACTTTTAAAATATCGGGTCTGTTTTCTCTAATTTTAGCAAAAGATGAACAATCACTTTTTGCATATTCGGTTATTAAATGATAATCTTCTGGTTGATTAAAATTCATAATACCTTTAGTATTATTCATTTTTTTATACGGCCAAAAACACCAATTAATTTCATTTTCATCTAATAAAACTCTAAAATCGTTTACCCATTCATCTGTATTTTCTCCTGTTTCTCCAATATAAATTGGCACTTGGTGCTTTTCTCTAAAATCTACATAATCTTGAATTTCTTCTTGCTTAACGTCAAACCAATATTTATGAAATTCATACACAATATTATTATCTACCAATTCTTCAAAAACATCAAAATTAGTACTCCAAACTGACCCGTTTAAAAATATTGTATGTTCAGAATCTACTGTTCTTATTTCTTTAATAATACGGTTATACAATAAAAATAATTGATGGTTTAAATCGTCTAATTCATCTTCAAAATAATGCGCAATTGGTTCGTTCACCAAATCATAACCAATAACTACAGGTTCATCCTTATATCTTTTGGCAATATCAACCCAAATTTTTGTCATTAAATCTTGAGACGATTTACTTTTAAAAAGAAAAGGGTATCCATAGCTATCGTCTATATTATCACCTGTTTGTCCACCTGGAGCACAATGCATATCTAACAAAACATACAATTGTTCTTCTCTACACCAATCTATTAATCTATCGAAATACTTAAAACCAGCATTTCTTTCTCCCATATATAAATCGTTTGTAAACATTTTATAATGAAAAGGTAATCGTAGATGATTTACTCCAATACTTTTTAAATATTTTATATCATTATGAGTTATATAATTATTTAAAAAACCTTTCCAAAAAACCTGTAAACTATCTGGACCAACTAAT includes the following:
- a CDS encoding glycoside hydrolase family 5 protein — translated: MKQYLPLIAAIVLIITMFSCKEKSAENVEKSIEPTLNFVKTKGTKLVDDQGKEITLKGTNLGNWLVPEGYMFKMEQVNAPRKIDELLYELVGPDSLQVFWKGFLNNYITHNDIKYLKSIGVNHLRLPFHYKMFTNDLYMGERNAGFKYFDRLIDWCREEQLYVLLDMHCAPGGQTGDNIDDSYGYPFLFKSKSSQDLMTKIWVDIAKRYKDEPVVIGYDLVNEPIAHYFEDELDDLNHQLFLLYNRIIKEIRTVDSEHTIFLNGSVWSTNFDVFEELVDNNIVYEFHKYWFDVKQEEIQDYVDFREKHQVPIYIGETGENTDEWVNDFRVLLDENEINWCFWPYKKMNNTKGIMNFNQPEDYHLITEYAKSDCSSFAKIRENRPDILKVQKALNQYLENSLYKNCFINKGYTKGLNFKVD